The Aedes aegypti strain LVP_AGWG chromosome 3, AaegL5.0 Primary Assembly, whole genome shotgun sequence genome contains a region encoding:
- the LOC5570168 gene encoding N-glycosylase/DNA lyase: MSQWMKIPCLHKHLQLKTTLTGGQSFRWNKHDSFQDEFIGVFANIVWILKQTETALLYKIVGELPYPNPNNQDHISNAKKQRISPKEENLAQIRLKVPEPDRYASGGKLLYPQSYYESLLRVYFRLDVDLERCYDQWNKCHVHFENSADQFYAVRQLDQDPVENLFSFICSQNNNISRISGLVEKICTHYGDKICEYNGTTFYNFPDAGKLASQQVEERLRQLSFGYRAKYIQKSAEEILAKGDLEWFRKLQQLDYKEAHRELLTLTGIGPKVADCICLMSLNHLQAIPVDTHVFQIARNYLPHLAKCKTISGKMYGEIGDKFREVYGSKAGWAQTVLFCADLRQFKEKSDDVNNGNSEGPKDGQKKGKAKR, encoded by the exons ATGTCTCAGTGGATGAAAATTCCCTGCCTCCACAAGCATTTGCAATTGAAAACGACACTCACCGGTGGACAGAGCTTCCG TTGGAACAAGCATGACTCCTTCCAAGACGAATTCATCGGAGTATTTGCAAACATCGTTTGGATTCTGAAGCAAACCGAAACCGCTTTGCTGTACAAAATCGTGGGTGAACTTCCGTATCCAAATCCAAACAACCAGGACCACATTTCCAATGCCAAAAAACAGAGGATCTCACCCAAAGAGGAAAATCTCGCGCAAATACGTCTCAAAGTGCCGGAACCGGATCGGTATGCCAGCGGCGGGAAGCTACTCTATCCGCAGAGCTACTACGAGTCGTTACTTCGGGTGTACTTCCGGTTGGATGTAGATCTGGAACGGTGCTACGATCAGTGGAACAAATGTCACGTCCACTTCGAGAACAGTGCCGATCAGTTCTACGCTGTCCGGCAGCTCGATCAGGACCCGGTGGAGAATCTGTTCTCTTTCATTTGCAGTCAGAACAACAACATCTCCAG AATTTCCGGCCTTGTAGAAAAGATATGCACTCACTACGGTGATAAAATCTGCGAGTATAATGGGACCACTTTTTACAACTTCCCGGATGCGGGTAAGTTAGCCTCTCAGCAAGTGGAGGAACGTCTGCGGCAGCTGAGTTTTGGTTACCGGGCCAAATACATTCAGAAGTCGGCCGAGGAAATCCTCGCCAAGGGAGATCTCGAGTGGTTCCGAAAACTGCAGCAGTTGGACTACAAGGAAGCGCACCGGGAGCTGCTAACGTTGACCGGCATTGGCCCCAAAGTGGCCGACTGCATCTGTTTGATGTCGTTGAACCACCTACAAGCAATTCCGGTGGATACGCACGTGTTCCAGATTGCACGGAACTATCTGCCGCACCTGGCCAAATGTAAAACCATTTCCGGGAAGATGTACGGTGAGATTGGGGACAAGTTTCGCGAGGTTTACGGATCGAAGGCGGGTTGGGCGCAGACAGTGCTGTTCTGTGCCGATTTACGACAATTTAAGGAGAAGTCGGATGATGTGAACAATGGGAACTCCGAAGGGCCGAAGGATGGTCAGAAAAAAGGTAAGGCCAAGCGGTAG